One window from the genome of Roseomonas haemaphysalidis encodes:
- a CDS encoding flavin-containing monooxygenase, translating into MSLAEAEAPAGATADTALLRGWVARFGAALAAGDADGAAALFGTECYWRDLVAFTWTLQTLEGRAGIRDMVARQAPLVRPGAMALDGAAKRGADGVVEGWITFETALLRGRGHVRLRDGLCWTLLTAGRELKGFEERQGRSRERGAPPPEQHDAPSWLERRQRQQARLGREEQPEVLIVGGGQGGLGLGARLKRLGVPTLIVDAHARSGDNWRSRYKSLCLHDPVWYDHMPYLPFPAHWPVFTPKDKLGDWLEMYATVMELDVWNSTRCTGASFDEAAGRWTVTVERAGETLTLRPRQLVLATGMAGLPQLPDFPGMRSFRGEQHHSSRHAGGGDHGGKRVVVVGSNNSAHDICADLLAHGAEVTMLQRSSTLVVRTDTMLKRGWGTLYSEEAVEAGIDTDTADLLAASVPYRLQPAMQRPVWEAIARDDAPFYDRLRAVGFLLDFGEDGSGLSQKYLRRGSGYYIDVGTSELIAEGRIRLAQGAVKAILPDGVQLQDGTVLPADVIVYATGYGSMNGWAEQLISKDVADRVGPCWGLGSGTARDPGPWQGELRNMWKPTAQPNLWFHGGNLAQSRHYSRYLALQLKARAEGLPTPVHDPASP; encoded by the coding sequence ATGTCGCTCGCTGAGGCCGAGGCGCCCGCCGGCGCCACGGCGGACACGGCGCTGCTGCGCGGCTGGGTGGCGCGCTTCGGCGCGGCGCTGGCGGCGGGCGACGCGGACGGCGCCGCGGCACTGTTCGGGACGGAATGCTATTGGCGCGACCTGGTGGCCTTCACCTGGACGCTGCAAACCCTGGAAGGCCGCGCGGGCATCCGCGACATGGTGGCGCGGCAGGCGCCGCTGGTGCGGCCCGGCGCCATGGCGCTGGACGGCGCGGCCAAGCGCGGCGCCGATGGCGTCGTGGAAGGCTGGATCACCTTCGAGACGGCGCTGCTGCGCGGCCGCGGCCATGTGCGGCTGCGCGACGGCCTGTGCTGGACGCTGCTGACCGCCGGGCGCGAGCTGAAGGGCTTCGAGGAACGCCAGGGCCGCAGCCGCGAGCGCGGCGCGCCGCCGCCCGAGCAGCACGACGCGCCGAGCTGGCTGGAACGGCGGCAGCGGCAACAGGCGCGGCTGGGGCGGGAAGAGCAGCCAGAGGTGCTGATCGTCGGCGGCGGCCAGGGCGGCCTCGGGCTCGGCGCGCGGCTCAAGCGGCTTGGCGTGCCAACGCTGATCGTCGACGCGCATGCGCGATCGGGGGACAACTGGCGCAGCCGCTACAAGTCGCTCTGCCTGCATGACCCGGTCTGGTACGACCACATGCCCTACCTGCCGTTTCCCGCGCACTGGCCGGTCTTCACGCCCAAGGACAAGCTGGGCGACTGGCTGGAGATGTACGCGACGGTGATGGAGCTGGACGTCTGGAACAGCACCCGCTGCACCGGCGCGAGCTTCGACGAGGCCGCCGGCCGCTGGACCGTGACGGTGGAGCGCGCAGGGGAGACGCTGACGCTGCGGCCCCGCCAGCTGGTGCTGGCCACCGGCATGGCCGGCCTGCCGCAGCTGCCGGACTTCCCCGGCATGCGCAGCTTCCGGGGCGAGCAGCACCATTCCAGCCGCCACGCCGGCGGCGGTGACCACGGCGGCAAGCGCGTGGTGGTGGTCGGCTCCAACAATTCCGCCCACGACATCTGCGCCGACCTGCTGGCGCACGGGGCGGAGGTGACCATGCTGCAGCGCTCCTCCACGCTCGTGGTACGCACGGACACGATGCTGAAGCGCGGCTGGGGCACGCTGTATTCCGAGGAAGCGGTGGAAGCCGGCATCGACACCGACACGGCGGACCTGCTGGCCGCTTCCGTCCCCTACCGCCTGCAGCCGGCCATGCAGCGGCCGGTGTGGGAGGCGATCGCGCGGGACGACGCGCCGTTCTACGACCGCCTGCGCGCCGTGGGATTTCTGCTGGACTTCGGCGAGGACGGCTCGGGCCTGTCGCAGAAGTACCTCCGTCGCGGCTCGGGCTACTACATCGACGTCGGCACCTCGGAACTGATCGCGGAAGGTCGCATCCGCCTGGCGCAGGGCGCGGTCAAGGCCATCCTGCCGGACGGCGTGCAGCTGCAGGACGGCACCGTGCTGCCCGCCGACGTGATCGTCTACGCCACGGGCTATGGTTCCATGAACGGCTGGGCGGAACAGCTCATCTCCAAGGATGTCGCCGACCGCGTGGGGCCGTGCTGGGGCCTGGGCAGCGGCACCGCGCGGGACCCCGGCCCCTGGCAGGGCGAGCTACGCAACATGTGGAAGCCCACCGCGCAGCCGAACCTGTGGTTCCACGGCGGCAACCTGGCGCAGTCGCGCCATTACTCGCGCTACCTGGCGCTGCAGCTCAAGGCCCGGGCCGAGGGACTGCCGACACCCGTCCACGATCCCGCCAGCCCCTAG
- a CDS encoding N,N-dimethylformamidase beta subunit family domain-containing protein, which yields MTDTTAVLGYAWPLVVSPGERIRFHLSSATLQHAEATLLRVRCADPDPDGPGLRFTAPGAPVDGPVALRHQPLHPGSCAVVPDAPALRGPGSLSAGCLLWPTAPGGRPQAILSRWRDDLQQGWWLGLDAAGRLEFRVGAAGQVWRAVTPRPLLEREWAFVGGVLDLQAGLLRVFQHSLDPQAGRDTSAVAETAGPQAIVWPAETALVMAATTREPGPDPRTTAHLDGKIDRPRLAAAALAPDALRALCEAQDPPVTDPALVAAWDFSRDIPSDRVRDRAANRLDGRLRQLPMRAMTGANWDGRTQHWVAAPEQYGAIHFHSDDMADAGWDADLEMTIPPDWRSGFYALRLRAREGGEDPVESHVAFFVRAPLGQPRAALAVVASTATFLAYANSALRLDQVHAEAMLEGLIALSRDDVYLQQHRELGLSTYDTHSDGSGWCYSSAKRPILNMRPRGASFNYGNDTHILDWLEQIGQDHDVITDDDIHRHGAQLLAGYRCVISGSHPEYTSREMLDAFDHYQRGGGRHIYLGGNGFYWRIAYHPTEPHTMEIRRGMMGLRTWEGEAGENGLSFSGEPSGLWRANGRAPQRLVGVGFDAQVFTRSYPYRWREEARDPRIGWLTEGIDLDAPLGDFGLRGGGAAGIEVDRVEPTLGSPPALLWLATADRLDYGGVPTLEEFRTLHRGAMGDQNAAVRADIAFFPTARGGAVFSTGSIAWSCALSHAGYDNSVSRLTGNVLRRFLDPAPFDGFGET from the coding sequence ATGACCGATACCACCGCCGTTCTCGGCTACGCCTGGCCGCTGGTCGTTTCGCCGGGCGAGCGCATCCGCTTCCATCTGTCCAGCGCCACGCTGCAGCATGCGGAAGCGACGCTGTTGCGCGTCCGCTGCGCCGATCCCGACCCTGATGGCCCGGGCCTGCGCTTCACGGCACCGGGCGCGCCGGTGGACGGGCCGGTGGCGTTGCGCCACCAGCCGCTGCACCCCGGCTCCTGCGCCGTCGTGCCGGACGCGCCGGCCTTGCGGGGCCCCGGTTCCCTGTCCGCCGGCTGCCTGCTGTGGCCCACGGCGCCGGGGGGACGGCCGCAGGCCATCCTGTCGCGCTGGCGGGATGACCTGCAGCAGGGCTGGTGGCTGGGCCTGGATGCCGCCGGCCGGCTGGAATTCCGCGTCGGCGCCGCGGGCCAGGTCTGGCGCGCGGTCACGCCGCGCCCGCTGCTGGAACGGGAATGGGCGTTTGTGGGCGGCGTGCTGGACCTCCAGGCCGGCCTGCTGCGCGTGTTCCAGCACAGCCTGGACCCCCAGGCCGGTCGCGACACCAGCGCTGTGGCCGAGACCGCCGGACCGCAAGCCATCGTCTGGCCGGCGGAAACCGCCCTGGTGATGGCCGCCACCACCCGCGAGCCCGGCCCCGACCCGCGCACCACCGCGCATCTGGACGGCAAGATCGACCGCCCCCGCCTGGCGGCGGCCGCCTTGGCACCAGACGCGCTGCGCGCACTGTGCGAGGCGCAGGACCCGCCCGTCACCGACCCTGCGCTGGTGGCGGCGTGGGACTTTTCCCGCGACATCCCTTCCGACCGGGTGCGCGACCGCGCCGCCAACCGCCTGGACGGCCGGCTGCGCCAGTTGCCGATGCGCGCCATGACCGGTGCCAACTGGGACGGCCGCACCCAGCACTGGGTGGCGGCGCCGGAGCAATACGGCGCCATCCACTTCCACAGCGACGACATGGCCGATGCCGGCTGGGACGCCGACCTGGAGATGACCATCCCGCCTGACTGGCGCAGCGGCTTCTACGCCCTGCGGCTGCGCGCGCGCGAGGGTGGCGAGGACCCGGTGGAAAGCCACGTGGCCTTTTTCGTGCGCGCCCCGCTCGGCCAGCCGCGCGCGGCCCTGGCGGTGGTGGCCAGCACCGCCACCTTTCTGGCCTATGCCAACAGCGCGCTGCGGCTGGACCAGGTGCATGCGGAAGCCATGCTGGAAGGTCTGATCGCGCTGTCGCGCGACGATGTCTACCTGCAGCAGCACCGCGAGCTGGGGCTCTCCACCTACGACACGCACAGCGACGGCAGCGGCTGGTGTTATTCCTCCGCCAAGCGGCCGATCCTCAACATGCGGCCGCGCGGCGCCAGCTTCAACTACGGCAACGATACGCATATCCTCGACTGGCTGGAGCAGATCGGCCAGGACCACGACGTCATCACCGACGACGACATCCACCGCCACGGCGCGCAGCTCCTGGCCGGCTATCGCTGCGTGATCAGCGGGTCGCACCCCGAATACACCAGCCGCGAGATGCTGGACGCCTTCGACCACTACCAGCGCGGCGGCGGCCGGCACATCTACCTGGGCGGCAACGGGTTCTACTGGCGCATCGCCTATCACCCCACCGAGCCGCATACCATGGAGATCCGGCGCGGCATGATGGGGCTGCGCACCTGGGAAGGCGAAGCGGGCGAGAACGGCCTGTCCTTTTCCGGCGAACCGTCCGGTCTGTGGCGCGCCAATGGCCGCGCGCCGCAACGCCTGGTGGGCGTGGGCTTCGACGCGCAGGTCTTCACCCGCTCCTACCCCTACCGCTGGCGCGAGGAGGCGCGCGACCCGCGCATCGGCTGGCTGACCGAGGGCATCGACCTGGATGCGCCGCTCGGCGACTTCGGCCTGCGCGGCGGCGGCGCCGCGGGGATCGAGGTGGACCGGGTGGAACCGACGCTGGGCTCGCCCCCCGCGCTGCTCTGGCTCGCCACCGCCGACCGCCTGGACTACGGCGGCGTGCCGACGCTGGAGGAATTCCGCACCCTGCACCGCGGCGCGATGGGCGACCAGAACGCCGCCGTGCGCGCCGACATCGCCTTCTTCCCCACGGCGCGCGGCGGCGCGGTCTTCTCCACCGGTTCCATCGCCTGGTCCTGCGCGCTGTCGCATGCGGGATACGACAACAGCGTCAGCCGCCTGACCGGCAACGTGCTGCGCCGCTTCCTGGACCCGGCGCCGTTCGATGGCTTCGGAGAGACGTAG
- a CDS encoding amidase, translated as MTNTDLCFTPATELSDAIRAKRVSPGEVTRAVLARIEALEPQLNAFAFLARQEALDAAEAADAALMKGTPLGPLHGIPVTIKDHEAVAGMPVEYGTHLRRGDVAKADNVLVSRLRAAGAIILGKTATPEFGWTGVSRSPLTGITHNPWGHGLNAGASSAGAGVGAAAGYGPLHQGSDGAGSIRMPAHFCGVYGLKPTYGRVPQSPMGASDSTVHLGPLTRTVADAALMLRVISGLHPDDQSSLEAPPADYPRLLPERPRRPRIAYSPDLGHARVDPEVAALVRQAVARFEGDLGCTVEQVETPWGPRGPELARFFWPAHFSRHADRVAEMRDKMDPGFVACIEAGLHITLPEYQKMRLVKYAYCAEIHHFFEDWDFLLTPAVSVAAFPAEQLQPSHWPQHPWDWMSWAEFSYPFNLSQNPAASIPCGFTEAGLPVGLQIVGRRCDDLGVLQMSAAFEAVAPWAQHRPPV; from the coding sequence ATGACCAATACCGACCTGTGCTTCACCCCGGCGACCGAGCTTTCGGATGCCATCCGTGCCAAGCGCGTTTCGCCCGGCGAGGTGACGCGCGCCGTGCTGGCGCGCATCGAGGCGCTTGAGCCGCAGTTGAACGCCTTTGCCTTTCTGGCGCGCCAGGAGGCGCTGGACGCCGCCGAGGCCGCCGATGCGGCCCTCATGAAAGGCACGCCGCTCGGCCCGCTGCACGGCATCCCCGTCACCATCAAGGACCATGAGGCGGTGGCGGGCATGCCGGTGGAATACGGCACCCACCTGCGGCGGGGCGACGTGGCCAAGGCCGACAACGTGCTGGTGTCCCGCCTGCGGGCGGCGGGCGCCATCATCCTGGGCAAGACCGCGACGCCCGAATTCGGCTGGACCGGCGTCAGCCGCAGCCCGCTGACCGGCATCACCCACAACCCCTGGGGCCACGGGCTGAACGCTGGCGCCTCCTCGGCCGGGGCGGGGGTGGGCGCGGCGGCCGGCTATGGGCCGCTGCACCAGGGCAGCGACGGCGCCGGCTCCATCCGCATGCCCGCGCATTTCTGCGGCGTCTACGGGCTGAAGCCGACCTACGGGCGCGTGCCGCAGTCGCCCATGGGTGCGAGCGACTCCACCGTGCACCTCGGCCCGCTGACGCGCACGGTGGCCGACGCGGCGTTGATGCTGCGGGTGATCAGCGGACTGCACCCGGATGACCAGTCCAGCCTGGAGGCCCCGCCCGCCGACTACCCGCGCCTGCTGCCGGAGCGGCCACGCCGCCCGCGCATCGCCTACAGCCCCGACCTCGGCCACGCCCGGGTGGACCCGGAGGTGGCGGCGTTGGTGCGGCAGGCGGTGGCGCGCTTCGAAGGGGACCTCGGCTGCACGGTGGAGCAGGTGGAAACCCCCTGGGGCCCGCGCGGGCCGGAGCTGGCGCGCTTCTTCTGGCCCGCGCATTTCAGCCGCCACGCCGACCGCGTGGCCGAGATGCGCGACAAGATGGACCCTGGCTTCGTCGCCTGCATCGAGGCCGGGCTGCACATCACGCTGCCCGAGTACCAGAAGATGCGGCTGGTGAAATACGCCTACTGCGCCGAGATCCACCACTTCTTCGAGGACTGGGACTTTCTGCTCACCCCCGCCGTTTCCGTCGCCGCCTTTCCGGCGGAGCAGCTGCAGCCTTCCCACTGGCCGCAGCACCCCTGGGACTGGATGAGCTGGGCGGAATTCTCCTACCCCTTCAACCTGTCGCAGAACCCGGCCGCCTCCATCCCCTGCGGCTTCACGGAAGCGGGACTGCCGGTGGGCCTGCAGATTGTCGGCCGGCGCTGCGATGACCTGGGCGTGCTGCAGATGTCGGCGGCCTTCGAGGCGGTGGCACCCTGGGCGCAGCACCGGCCGCCTGTCTGA
- a CDS encoding ABC transporter substrate-binding protein, protein MKRRDLMLGVAAAALAAPRLARAADPRSVLRFAPQADLASIDPIQSNAYVSRNHAALVYDTLFGVDESYRPLPQMLESAVTSDNKLEWVLTLRDGLVFHDGQAVRPEDVVASIKRWGRRDTYGQTFFSQVDDLAPVSDKAVRFQLKKPFRLLPDVLGKPAPQLPVIMPERHAALAVSEQVPEAIGSGPFRFVASERIPGSRAVYEKFAGYAPRGGETSFWSGPKVAHIDRVEWHTLPDAATAAAALQAGEIDWWEQPPADFLPMLRRNRNIRVQVSDDQGVLGVLRLNHLHPPFDNPAIRRAVLGAVVQADYMTAVAGTDSSMWRDKIGFFQPDSPMANDAGMAAMTGDLDRARAALKEAGYKGERVVLAAPTDFPIMNAMSEVAGDMFRKLGFNLDYQALDWATVSQKLNSRAPIDQGGWNINCNFVVGFGCRTPAAHSYLRGSGNAALFGWPSSPRIEELRQRWMDTDDVAEQKQLCRDIQQQAFTDVPYIPLGLFQQMTAFRTSLDGVLKGMPLFYNLRKQA, encoded by the coding sequence ATGAAACGCCGTGACCTGATGCTGGGCGTGGCTGCCGCCGCGCTCGCGGCCCCGCGCCTGGCCCGTGCCGCCGACCCCCGCTCGGTGCTGCGCTTCGCGCCGCAGGCCGACCTCGCCTCCATCGACCCGATCCAAAGCAACGCCTATGTCAGCCGCAACCACGCGGCGCTGGTCTACGACACGCTGTTCGGCGTGGACGAAAGCTACCGCCCGCTGCCGCAGATGCTCGAAAGCGCCGTCACCAGCGACAACAAGCTGGAATGGGTGCTGACCCTGCGCGACGGCCTGGTGTTCCACGATGGCCAGGCGGTGCGGCCCGAGGACGTGGTGGCCAGCATCAAGCGCTGGGGACGGCGCGACACCTACGGGCAGACCTTTTTCTCGCAGGTGGACGACCTCGCGCCGGTGTCTGACAAGGCCGTGCGCTTCCAGCTGAAGAAGCCGTTCCGCCTGTTGCCCGACGTGCTGGGCAAGCCCGCGCCGCAGCTGCCGGTGATCATGCCGGAGCGGCACGCGGCGCTGGCGGTGAGCGAGCAGGTGCCGGAGGCGATCGGCTCCGGCCCCTTCCGCTTCGTGGCCTCCGAGCGCATTCCGGGCTCGCGCGCTGTCTACGAGAAGTTCGCGGGCTACGCGCCGCGGGGTGGCGAAACCAGCTTCTGGTCCGGCCCGAAGGTGGCGCATATCGACCGCGTGGAATGGCACACCCTGCCGGACGCCGCGACCGCCGCCGCGGCGCTGCAGGCCGGCGAGATCGACTGGTGGGAGCAGCCGCCGGCGGACTTCCTGCCGATGCTCCGGCGCAACCGCAACATCCGCGTGCAGGTCAGCGACGACCAGGGCGTGTTGGGCGTGCTGCGGCTGAACCACCTGCACCCGCCCTTCGACAACCCGGCCATCCGCCGCGCCGTGCTCGGCGCCGTCGTGCAGGCCGACTACATGACCGCCGTGGCCGGCACCGACAGCAGCATGTGGCGCGACAAGATCGGCTTCTTCCAGCCGGATTCACCGATGGCCAACGACGCCGGCATGGCTGCCATGACCGGCGACCTGGACCGTGCGCGCGCCGCGCTGAAGGAGGCCGGCTACAAGGGCGAGCGCGTGGTGCTGGCCGCCCCCACCGACTTCCCCATCATGAACGCGATGAGCGAGGTGGCGGGCGACATGTTCCGCAAGCTCGGCTTTAACCTGGATTACCAGGCGCTGGACTGGGCGACGGTGTCGCAGAAGCTGAATTCCCGCGCGCCGATCGACCAGGGCGGCTGGAACATCAACTGCAACTTCGTGGTGGGCTTCGGCTGCCGCACGCCGGCCGCGCATTCCTATCTGCGCGGTTCCGGCAACGCCGCGCTGTTCGGCTGGCCGAGCAGCCCGCGGATCGAGGAGCTGCGCCAGCGCTGGATGGATACTGACGACGTGGCCGAGCAGAAGCAGCTGTGCCGCGACATCCAGCAGCAGGCCTTCACGGACGTGCCCTACATCCCGCTCGGCCTGTTCCAGCAGATGACGGCGTTCCGCACCTCGCTCGACGGTGTCCTGAAAGGCATGCCGCTGTTCTACAACCTTCGCAAACAGGCCTGA
- the otnK gene encoding 3-oxo-tetronate kinase, with protein sequence MASSLVFGAVADDLTGAVELSAMLQAGGARTRLVVGAGAVPATLDGTDALVVALRSRVAPPDEAVAASTLAARRLRALGARQIFLKYCASFDSLDTGNIGNVAEALRQDAPPAPVLFCPSFPEAARTVFHGHLFIGLQLLADSPKRHDPLTPMTRSNLVDVLAPQTTLRVGVLPFERVAEGAAAIRRHAEAALAEGTPFLIADAILPADLQRIAEASVEWPVMTGGSSVAAYYPALWAQRGWMPPEAAPPLTATAGPSAVLAGSCAERTREQVACFGQSHPVLSLDPMEPQEAGVARALDWAAARLGEGPVCITTSDDPSRVAAAQAAYGAIAAGRRAEALLGALAAGLVGRGVRRLLVAGGETSGAVVEALGISQLRVAPFRELGVGLCQAEQPVPLALCLKSGKLGSVDMFARALAGMEAAHA encoded by the coding sequence ATGGCGTCCTCCTTGGTGTTCGGCGCCGTCGCCGATGATCTGACTGGTGCCGTCGAGCTCAGCGCGATGCTGCAGGCGGGCGGCGCGCGCACGCGCCTCGTGGTCGGCGCGGGCGCGGTGCCCGCCACGCTGGACGGCACGGATGCGTTGGTCGTCGCGCTGCGCAGCCGCGTGGCCCCACCGGACGAGGCGGTGGCCGCTTCCACCCTGGCCGCGCGGCGCCTGCGCGCGCTGGGTGCCCGGCAGATCTTCCTGAAATACTGCGCGAGCTTCGACAGCCTCGACACCGGCAACATCGGCAATGTCGCGGAAGCTTTGCGCCAGGACGCCCCACCCGCGCCCGTGCTGTTCTGCCCCAGCTTTCCCGAGGCCGCCCGCACCGTGTTCCACGGGCACCTGTTCATCGGCCTGCAACTGCTGGCCGATTCGCCCAAGCGGCACGACCCGCTGACGCCGATGACCCGCTCCAACTTGGTCGACGTTCTGGCGCCGCAGACGACCCTGCGCGTCGGCGTGCTGCCGTTCGAGCGCGTGGCCGAGGGGGCCGCGGCCATCCGGCGGCACGCGGAAGCGGCACTGGCCGAGGGCACGCCCTTTCTGATCGCGGATGCCATCCTGCCGGCCGACCTGCAGCGCATCGCGGAGGCGAGCGTGGAATGGCCGGTGATGACCGGCGGCTCCTCCGTCGCGGCCTACTACCCGGCGCTGTGGGCGCAGCGGGGTTGGATGCCGCCGGAAGCCGCCCCGCCGCTGACCGCCACCGCCGGCCCTAGCGCGGTGCTCGCCGGAAGCTGCGCCGAGCGCACGCGCGAGCAGGTGGCCTGCTTCGGCCAATCCCACCCGGTGCTCAGCCTCGACCCAATGGAGCCGCAGGAAGCGGGCGTGGCCCGGGCGCTGGACTGGGCAGCGGCGCGGCTGGGCGAGGGGCCGGTCTGCATCACCACCTCGGACGACCCGTCCCGGGTGGCGGCGGCGCAGGCGGCCTACGGGGCCATCGCCGCCGGGCGCAGGGCGGAGGCGCTGCTGGGCGCGCTGGCGGCCGGGCTGGTCGGGCGCGGGGTGCGGCGCCTGCTGGTGGCCGGCGGCGAAACCTCGGGCGCCGTGGTGGAGGCGCTGGGCATCTCGCAGCTGCGGGTCGCGCCGTTCCGGGAGCTGGGCGTCGGGCTGTGCCAGGCGGAACAGCCGGTGCCGCTGGCGCTGTGCCTGAAGTCCGGCAAGCTCGGCAGCGTCGATATGTTCGCCCGCGCGCTGGCCGGGATGGAGGCCGCGCATGCCTGA
- a CDS encoding class II aldolase/adducin family protein translates to MPDATPADAVVELYRALARHRMNHGSSGNVSLRQGDDMLITPTGATEESLSAEELVRLPLAGPPLPGTAPSSEWEMHAAVYAACPEANCVVHTHADHCTALASLGEPLPAFHYMVVGFGGREVPCAPYRTFGTPALAEAVRDTIPGYKACLLANHGMICHGKDPATALATALRLETLARQYLLARAAGRPALLDDEQIRQARDRYRTYGSPYRQAGAAS, encoded by the coding sequence ATGCCTGACGCCACCCCCGCCGATGCCGTGGTGGAGCTTTACCGCGCGCTCGCCCGGCACCGCATGAACCACGGCAGCAGCGGCAATGTCAGCCTGCGGCAGGGCGACGACATGCTGATCACGCCGACCGGCGCGACAGAGGAATCGCTTTCGGCGGAGGAGCTGGTGCGGCTGCCGCTGGCGGGGCCGCCGCTGCCGGGAACCGCGCCGTCCAGCGAATGGGAAATGCACGCGGCGGTCTACGCCGCCTGCCCAGAAGCGAATTGCGTGGTGCACACCCATGCGGACCACTGCACGGCGCTGGCCTCGCTGGGTGAGCCGCTGCCCGCCTTTCATTACATGGTGGTCGGCTTCGGTGGGCGGGAGGTGCCTTGCGCGCCCTACCGCACCTTTGGCACGCCGGCCTTGGCGGAGGCGGTGCGCGACACCATTCCCGGCTACAAGGCCTGCCTGCTGGCGAACCACGGCATGATCTGCCACGGCAAGGACCCGGCCACGGCACTGGCCACGGCGCTGCGGCTGGAAACCCTGGCCCGGCAATACCTGCTGGCGCGCGCCGCCGGCCGACCCGCCCTGCTGGACGACGAGCAGATCCGCCAGGCGCGGGACCGCTACCGGACTTATGGATCGCCCTACCGGCAAGCCGGCGCCGCCTCCTGA
- a CDS encoding PEP-CTERM sorting domain-containing protein (PEP-CTERM proteins occur, often in large numbers, in the proteomes of bacteria that also encode an exosortase, a predicted intramembrane cysteine proteinase. The presence of a PEP-CTERM domain at a protein's C-terminus predicts cleavage within the sorting domain, followed by covalent anchoring to some some component of the (usually Gram-negative) cell surface. Many PEP-CTERM proteins exhibit an unusual sequence composition that includes large numbers of potential glycosylation sites. Expression of one such protein has been shown restore the ability of a bacterium to form floc, a type of biofilm.): MSPSIRYGAALVVALATFGAAAQAAPITSNPTIQSGNYTFSNFTVAVTSQGTALPSGGSSAVDVSALSGTSGIQISGGFTAIAPMGASFSDAAVSYMVTGTAGLTSVGLSFDGSFMGFAIAAVTESIYADAGRQTLLGQSVVSCSISGCDLSTSISLDGSYDTLYVTKDINVSAFVAGDRAQTSIITQAFGPSTTTPTTPTTPTTPSNPNPTPNPTPVPEPMSIALFGTGLVGLGLMRRARKAA; the protein is encoded by the coding sequence TTGAGCCCTTCCATCCGTTACGGCGCAGCTCTCGTTGTTGCCCTCGCCACCTTCGGTGCCGCTGCCCAGGCCGCCCCGATCACCTCCAACCCGACCATCCAGTCGGGCAACTACACCTTCAGCAACTTCACCGTCGCCGTGACCAGCCAGGGCACCGCGCTGCCGTCCGGCGGCAGCAGCGCCGTGGACGTCAGCGCCCTGTCCGGCACCAGCGGCATCCAGATCAGCGGCGGCTTCACGGCGATCGCGCCGATGGGCGCCAGCTTCAGCGATGCGGCCGTCAGCTACATGGTCACCGGCACCGCCGGCCTGACCTCGGTGGGCCTGTCGTTTGACGGCTCCTTCATGGGCTTCGCCATCGCCGCGGTGACGGAAAGCATCTACGCCGATGCCGGCCGCCAGACCCTGCTGGGGCAGAGCGTGGTCAGCTGCTCCATCAGCGGCTGCGACCTCTCGACCTCCATCAGCCTCGATGGCTCCTACGACACGCTGTACGTGACCAAGGACATCAACGTGTCCGCCTTTGTGGCCGGCGACCGCGCGCAGACCAGCATCATCACGCAGGCCTTCGGCCCGTCCACGACCACCCCGACGACCCCGACCACCCCGACGACCCCCTCCAACCCGAACCCCACCCCCAATCCGACCCCGGTCCCCGAGCCGATGAGCATCGCGCTGTTCGGCACGGGCCTGGTCGGCCTCGGCCTGATGCGTCGCGCCCGCAAGGCCGCCTGA